From the Clostridiales bacterium FE2011 genome, one window contains:
- a CDS encoding leucine-rich repeat domain-containing protein: protein MKTRKFALIACLLCAVLLALFFVLHDKGRAPSAGEGSCGKNLSWKLEQGTLTISGTGSMDNYSEVHRTKYGGQPDSASIGTNSPWDLEDIKHVVVRDGVTSIGYCAFSGHPELLSVRLPDTVTQIGTLAFHNCAALKDLNLPDSVERIGKDAFQNCLDLKSVTVGRGSFAEQYCKENGLECRYEE, encoded by the coding sequence ATGAAAACACGGAAGTTTGCCCTGATTGCCTGTCTGCTGTGCGCGGTACTGCTGGCCCTGTTTTTTGTACTCCACGACAAGGGACGTGCTCCGTCTGCCGGCGAGGGAAGCTGCGGCAAAAATCTGTCCTGGAAGCTTGAACAGGGAACGCTGACCATTTCCGGAACCGGATCAATGGACAATTACAGCGAGGTCCATCGCACCAAATACGGCGGCCAGCCGGACAGCGCATCCATCGGTACAAACAGCCCCTGGGACCTGGAAGATATAAAACATGTTGTGGTTCGGGACGGGGTCACCTCCATCGGATACTGCGCTTTTTCCGGCCATCCGGAGCTGCTCAGCGTCCGGCTGCCGGATACGGTGACCCAGATCGGCACCCTGGCTTTTCATAACTGTGCCGCACTGAAAGACCTGAACCTGCCGGATTCGGTGGAGCGGATCGGAAAAGACGCGTTCCAGAACTGCCTTGACCTGAAAAGTGTTACGGTGGGCAGGGGAAGCTTTGCGGAACAGTATTGCAAGGAAAACGGCCTGGAATGCAGGTATGAGGAATGA